A section of the Oreochromis aureus strain Israel breed Guangdong linkage group 22, ZZ_aureus, whole genome shotgun sequence genome encodes:
- the snx10a gene encoding sorting nexin-10A, translated as MDTILDNFSNTEFIRVCVQDPRLHKDDRWHTHVDYEICLHTNSMCFRKKTSSVRRRYSEFVWLRHCLEQNAFIIDLPKLPPWNPFFSLKNTEQVIQRIKGLQKFLEIVLHTPLLLSDSRLHLFLQSDLSITKIAKCAVGKTRYTVAEAIQRSRTGCIRSEEKVSCDSDCESTSSSGLGLSVDTSERGSPIFFQSDGEPEPFCSFSETTSPLTEY; from the exons ATGGACACTATTCTGGATAATTTTTCAAATACT GAATTTATTAGAGTTTGCGTTCAGGATCCAAGGCTTCATAAAGATGACCGCTGGCACACCCATGTTGACTACGAGATCTGTTTACAT ACTAATAGCATGTGTTTTCGAAAAAAGACCTCCTCTGTGAGACGGCGCTACAGTGAGTTTGTTTGGTTGCGTCACTGCCTGGAACAGAACGCTTTCATAAT AGACTTGCCTAAATTGCCACCCTGGAACCCTTTCTTCAGTCTGAAGAACACAGAACAAGTCATCCAGAGGATCAAGGGTCTGCAGAAGTTTTTAGAAAT TGTTCTTCATACACCCTTGTTGTTATCTGACAGTCGGCTCCATCTGTTCCTCCAGTCAGACCTTAGCATTACAAAGATTGCAAAGTGTGCTGTTGGTAAGACCAGGTACACGGTAGCTGAAGCCATTCAGCGTTCAAGAACTGGTTGTATCAGATCAGAAGAAAAGGTTTCATGTGACTCTGACTGTGAAAG CACTTCATCGTCAGGCTTGGGACTAAGTGTTGACACTTCTGAGCGAGGTAGCCCCATCTTCTTTCAGTCTGATGGAGAACCAGaacctttttgttctttttctgagACTACCAGCCCACTTACTGAGTACTAA
- the cbx3a gene encoding chromobox protein homolog 3a: protein MGKKQNTKSKKDTQETQEEPEEFVVEKVLDQRVVNGKVEFYLKWKGFTDADNTWEPEENLDCPELISAFLEAQKNVKEKPAPVKRKASTEEPETEPKKKDVAEKPRGFARNLEPERIIGATDSSGELMFLMKWKDSDEADLVPAREANTRCPQVVISFYEERLTWHSCPEDEAQ from the exons ATgggaaagaagcagaatacCAAGAGTAAGAAGGATacacaggaaacacaggaggaaccTGAAGAATTCgttgtggaaaaagtgctggACCAGCGTGTTGTGAATGGGAAAGTAGAATTCTACCTCAAGTGGAAAGGATTTACAGA TGCTGATAATACTTGGGAACCAGAGGAGAACCTGGATTGCCCTGAGCTGATTTCAGCATTTTTGGAGGCTCAGAAGAACGTTAAGGAGAAACCTGCGCCTGTTAAGAGGAAGGCCTCCACGGAAGAGCCAGAGACAGAACCTAAGAAGAAAGATGTG GCTGAGAAACCACGTGGCTTTGCTAGGAACCTCGAACCTGAGCGAATCATTGGCGCAACAGACAGTAGTGGGGAGTTGATGTTCTTGATGAAatg GAAAGACTCGGATGAGGCAGATTTGGTCCCAGCCCGTGAGGCCAACACCCGCTGTCCTCAGGTGGTCATATCCTTTTATGAGGAGAGACTGACCTGGCATTCCTGTCCAGAGGATGAAGCCCAGTAG